The genomic window GCTTCGGCCGCCCGGTTGCGTTCGAGTCGCTGTTCGATGATCACGCGGACGGCCATCCATTCCCGGCGAGTGATCTTCTTGTGCGCCCAGTCACGGGCAAGGTCTTCTAGCTCCTGCTCGTCATCCTTGATGGCGTCCGACGCCTCAGATCCGAGGGCTTGCTGTGAGCGCAGCAACGCGATGAACTCGGGAGAGTCCAGCGCCACGATCACAAGATCACGGATGTAGTCATCGGTCCGCTTCGTGTTCGTCGCTGTCTTTCCGCAGGAGTCGTAACCGGGCGCGTTGGAGCACACATACCGCGGCACGCCCGACCGGGGCCGGCCGACCAGTCGCGCATTGCAATGGCAGATCAGCAGGCCGGTCAAGAGGTAGCTGTTCACACGCCCTGGTTGGCGAGTCAGCCGGTCAGGATCCGTGAGGATCGCACGCACCCGGTCAGACTCCTCCGGGTTGATGATCCCCGGCCACACCGCATCGGCAACGATGTCGCCGATGATCGGCCTCGTCGTCTCCCAGTTGCTTCGCGGGGTGTGCTCTCGGCGACCGCTGATCCTCGCGCGGCAGAGCAGTTGCCGCAGGCTGGTGACTTTGAAGCTGTTGCCGGCCGTTGTGGTGATGCCGCGCTCGGTGAGGTCGCGGACGATGCTGGCGAGAGATTCCATGGCCAGCACGCGGCGGACACACTCCCGGATGATCTCGGCCTCATCGGGGATGATGGTCACCCGGTCGGCCTCGTAGCCGAACGGCCGATGCCCGCCTCCCGCGACCTTTCCGGCCTCCGCAGATTGCCGCCGCTGGCGTTTCTGGCGCTCGGCCTTGTGCTCGGCCTCGTGCCGGGCAGCGGCACCGAGCATCCGGGCGACCAGGCGGCCGGTAGGCGTACTGAGGTCAACGTCCCCCGTCACCGTGGCCAGCTCGACACCGAACTTGTCGGCAAGGTCGATGACGTCCTCCAGCTCGCGCGGCGACCGGGTGAGCCGATCGACGTGCCAACCAACGATCGCATCGACATTCCCGTCCCGCACATCGGCCAGCAGCCGTGACCAGGCCGGTCGGGGTGCTCCCGAGTAGGCGCTGACGTCGTTATCGGGGTAGACCTCGACAACAATCCACCCCTTGCGCTCACAGAGCACACGGCAGTCTTCCTCCTGGCGGGCGACGCCCAGCCCAGCCCCGGCCCGGTCCTGACTGATTCGGCAGTAGATCGCAGCACGCATGACATAGACCATACGTGATGGGTCACATAATCCGAGCCTCGACTAGCAGTCAAATACATTCCCGTTTAACTACAAATATTTCGAGTTGGACGCACATCCTCTGCGCCACGCAACGGAAGCCAGATACCGCCCTGAACCAGGATCAAGCAGTAGCAATCTTCTCAGCGAAGATCTCGCGAGCGCGCGCCACCGCCCCACTTCCGGTAGCGCGGCCCCAGGATCGCGTCAATGGAAAGATGCGCTCCGCGCGAGTTAATTGTGGTGCCGATTCAGATTATCCCCTACGATCAACAAACGTGCGAAACGTTGGCGAAGCAACCTTCATGGGCCAGTGGTGGCTACCGGGCCAGAACAAGCGGCGCAGT from Actinoplanes derwentensis includes these protein-coding regions:
- a CDS encoding recombinase family protein, whose protein sequence is MRAAIYCRISQDRAGAGLGVARQEEDCRVLCERKGWIVVEVYPDNDVSAYSGAPRPAWSRLLADVRDGNVDAIVGWHVDRLTRSPRELEDVIDLADKFGVELATVTGDVDLSTPTGRLVARMLGAAARHEAEHKAERQKRQRRQSAEAGKVAGGGHRPFGYEADRVTIIPDEAEIIRECVRRVLAMESLASIVRDLTERGITTTAGNSFKVTSLRQLLCRARISGRREHTPRSNWETTRPIIGDIVADAVWPGIINPEESDRVRAILTDPDRLTRQPGRVNSYLLTGLLICHCNARLVGRPRSGVPRYVCSNAPGYDSCGKTATNTKRTDDYIRDLVIVALDSPEFIALLRSQQALGSEASDAIKDDEQELEDLARDWAHKKITRREWMAVRVIIEQRLERNRAAEARESRRNVLRGFIGTLEEMYARWERMNVSQRRAVLNAALISVKVNPADPKKRWDPDRFVPEWIA